One Sphingomonas sp. FARSPH DNA segment encodes these proteins:
- a CDS encoding class I SAM-dependent methyltransferase, whose translation MKVETLIGEPWSDYGLIDSGHGRKLERYGRFRFIRPEPQAMWAPATDDWRAQGEFVPGSDEEGGGRWVFADPVPQGGWPMKWEEVRFTAQTTPFRHLGFFPDMAPVWRWMRDRVDGMDAPECMNLFGYTGVGTLAMASIGAKMVHVDASKKSVEAARGNAALSGLADAPVRWIIDDAAKFVAREVRRGRRYDGILLDPPKYGRGPEGEVWRLEEDLPRLIADCRRLLDADSRFLFLTVYAVRMSALAIGELLRQVFADLPGSVEAGELGVREEARGLALPTAIWARWSR comes from the coding sequence ATGAAGGTCGAAACGCTGATCGGCGAGCCGTGGTCGGACTACGGGCTGATCGATTCGGGTCACGGCCGAAAGCTCGAGCGGTACGGCCGCTTTCGCTTCATCCGCCCCGAACCGCAGGCGATGTGGGCGCCCGCGACCGACGACTGGCGCGCGCAGGGCGAATTCGTGCCGGGGTCGGACGAGGAAGGCGGCGGCCGCTGGGTCTTCGCCGATCCGGTGCCGCAGGGTGGCTGGCCGATGAAATGGGAAGAGGTACGCTTCACCGCGCAGACGACGCCGTTCCGCCACCTCGGCTTCTTTCCCGACATGGCGCCGGTGTGGCGCTGGATGCGCGACCGCGTCGACGGCATGGACGCGCCCGAATGCATGAACCTGTTCGGCTATACCGGCGTCGGCACGCTGGCGATGGCGAGCATCGGCGCGAAGATGGTGCACGTCGACGCCTCCAAGAAATCGGTCGAGGCGGCGCGCGGCAATGCGGCGCTGTCGGGCCTTGCCGACGCGCCCGTCCGCTGGATCATCGACGATGCGGCGAAATTCGTCGCGCGCGAGGTGCGCCGCGGTCGCCGCTATGACGGCATCCTGCTCGATCCGCCCAAATACGGCCGCGGGCCGGAGGGCGAGGTGTGGCGGCTCGAAGAGGACCTGCCGCGCCTGATCGCCGATTGCCGCCGGCTGCTCGACGCCGATTCGCGATTCCTGTTCCTCACCGTCTATGCGGTGCGGATGAGCGCGCTCGCGATCGGCGAGCTGCTCCGCCAGGTCTTCGCCGACCTGCCCGGCAGCGTCGAGGCGGGCGAACTGGGTGTGCGCGAGGAAGCGCGCGGCCTTGCCCTCCCCACCGCGATCTGGGCGCGATGGTCTCGCTAA
- a CDS encoding heme exporter protein CcmB: protein MIAGRLILRDLRRAWASGGLSWPIAFFLLVATLFPFAVGPDAALLGRIGGGVIWAAALLAALLPAERLVAPDLESGVIDQLAVRDVPLALVAAAKLVAHWLGFAPALMLAAVVAAGLLDLSAAALWRVEIGLLLGTPGLAALGVATGALVAGLRGAGAVAGLVMLPLAVPLLIFGVGDGEGAFKLLGATSLLLVAGAPFVAAAGMRAGME from the coding sequence ATGATCGCGGGCCGGCTGATCCTGCGCGACCTGCGGCGTGCCTGGGCGAGCGGGGGGCTGTCGTGGCCGATCGCGTTTTTCCTGCTGGTCGCGACACTGTTCCCGTTCGCGGTCGGTCCCGATGCGGCGCTGCTCGGGCGGATCGGCGGCGGCGTGATCTGGGCGGCGGCGCTGCTCGCCGCGCTGCTCCCCGCCGAGCGGCTCGTGGCGCCCGATCTGGAAAGCGGCGTGATCGATCAGCTGGCGGTGCGCGACGTGCCGCTGGCGCTGGTCGCGGCGGCGAAGCTGGTGGCGCACTGGCTGGGCTTCGCGCCGGCGTTGATGCTGGCCGCGGTGGTCGCGGCGGGACTGCTGGACCTGTCCGCAGCGGCGCTGTGGCGGGTCGAGATCGGGTTGCTGCTCGGCACGCCGGGCCTTGCCGCGCTGGGCGTCGCGACGGGCGCGCTGGTCGCGGGGCTGCGCGGTGCCGGCGCGGTGGCGGGGCTGGTGATGCTGCCGCTCGCCGTGCCGCTCTTGATCTTCGGTGTCGGGGACGGCGAGGGGGCGTTCAAGCTGCTCGGTGCGACCAGCCTGCTGCTCGTCGCAGGCGCGCCGTTCGTCGCCGCCGCGGGGATGCGTGCCGGGATGGAATAG